The Setaria italica strain Yugu1 chromosome IX, Setaria_italica_v2.0, whole genome shotgun sequence genome has a window encoding:
- the LOC101777013 gene encoding uncharacterized protein LOC101777013, protein MPVYIALLSHLIDLAEICLSDCVSPLASVVPWTTFPPSPTTPTHRGAAESSSKPTKSSRTPAPPNRAASEIQNGLEAAGRRRRKRRKQAPVVAKSSGAAAAAAAAGVPAMITRSKLVEQLRDYQIRSQHKRDIIGAISWGLLCCFLIISSYMTLYFRHFWLSAIIISVGILLPAGLYILRQRKLAKKRERRLLLPLSM, encoded by the exons ATGCCCGTCTACATTGCTCTG CTTTCTCACCTAATAGACCTGGCCGAAATTTGTTTGAGCGATTGTGTGTCCCCCCTCGCGTCTGTCGTCCCCTGGACGACTTTCCCCCCGTCTCCCACAACCCCAACCCACCGCGGCGCGGCGGAATCCAGTTCCAAGCCCACCAAATCGAGCCGGACCCCGGCGCCACCAAATCGCGCGGCCTCGGAGATCCAGAACGGTCTAGAAGCAGCGGGGAGGCGCCGCCGGAAGCGGAGGAAGCAGGCGCCGGTGGTGGCGAAGtcgtcgggggcggcggcggcggctgcggcggctggGGTGCCTGCGATGATAACCCGGTCGAAGCTGGTGGAGCAGCTCCGCGACTACCAGATCCGATCCCAGCACAA GCGCGACATTATCGGAGCTATCTCATGGGGCTTGCTGTGTTGCTTCCTGATAATATCCTCGTACATGACGCTATACTTCAGGCACTTTTGGCTTAGTGCTATTATCATCTCAGTTGGTATTCTTCTTCCTGCCGGCCTGTATATTTTGAGGCAGAGAAAGCTGGctaagaagagagagagaagacTGCTGTTGCCTCTCTCCATGTAA